TGAAATTCATTTTGAAAAAGATGGGAAAAAGCTAGATAGTGATGCAGAACGTACAGTTAAAATGTCTGTTGTGAAAAATGATAATGCAGAACTAGAAGTGTATCATATTGCTGAAAATAATGAATTAGAAAAAGTCGAAAGTAGTTTTAGTGAAGGGGCTGTAAAATTTAAAATCAATCATTTTAGTAAATTTACTATTCTAGAAAGAATTAGAGTAGGTGCTAAAGATCTAGAAAGTCGTGTTCAAATAGTAACTCCAGTAAAAGCTGAGCATAAGCCTGAGGTTAAAAAAGAAGAGTCTGACAATAGCGATAATACTAATAGTGACAAAAAAGAAGGAACTAATAATAAAGAAACAGAAAAACTACCACAAACTGGTTTGGAAACAACTAAATCACTAGGGATTGTGTTGTTAGCACTTGGAGCTGCAATAACGATTCGAAAAAAACAAAATCAATAAAATCTAAGAAATTATTACACTTAGACATAGAAAATAAACTCGAATTAGGAGGTTATCCTAGTTTCGAGTTTATTTTTGGTTTATAAATTTATGTCCAATATATTGAAAGATTCTTACCATTTTATTTTCTAAAGGAGTTTGAACTTTAAAAAAGAAATAGTGATCTCGTTTGTCTTTTGATTTATTAGCGGTTAATCTGAAAAAATTGCTATTGTTACTTGCCATTAAACTTAGAATATCATCTGTTAAAAATGTTAGAGGAACATTTAATGCAGAATATTTATAGAAATCTTTTTCAAATTGATCATAGTTACTGCTAAAATAATCGAATTGAACTTCGTGTTGATTAAGTTTATTCATAGTCTAATTCCTCTGCTAATGAAACTTTTAGAATATCATTAATTGAAATTTGTAATATGTTTTGTTTAGTAGAAAAATAAATAGTATCTTTGCTGCAATCAACAACTTTTCCTAGATATGGTTCGCGATGATTGTGAGTATATAAATATGCTAATCCTTTAAAGAAATATAGCTGATTTAGTAATAATCTTTTTTCATCTTCATCCATATTGTTGGAGAAGTCTATTGTGTCACCTTGTGTGTTAATTGCTGTAGTATGTTCTGAGATGAAAAATCCCATCCATTTTGCCATACCACGATCAGCATATTCTCTTGCGGATTTATAAGGGAGATAGTTTCTGTTTATCATATAATGCCATCCATGCCGCCGGCATGGCCTCCTACTAGTTTACTTCTTTCTTTAACACGTGAACCTTCCATCAACATGCTTCCATTTTGTACAGCTAGGAATCCATATTTATCACGAATACAATCTAGGGTTTTATCTATTTTTCTTTGCTTTTCTATAGCTTCAATATCATCGAATAGAGTGTATATTGTAAGATTATCA
This is a stretch of genomic DNA from Gemella haemolysans. It encodes these proteins:
- a CDS encoding DUF5960 family protein; the protein is MNKLNQHEVQFDYFSSNYDQFEKDFYKYSALNVPLTFLTDDILSLMASNNSNFFRLTANKSKDKRDHYFFFKVQTPLENKMVRIFQYIGHKFINQK